A genome region from Actinobacillus arthritidis includes the following:
- a CDS encoding DMT family transporter, protein MTRRPLLGFSLALLATATWGSLPMMAQQVLKYVDAQTLVWSRFVVAAIVLMLVLFLTRRLPKLAKLSLKDWGWVCLGVIGLSTNFVLFADALNYISPTTDQVLWQLAPFTMILCGILFFKEQLKLFQKVGFILLVIGLIAFFNDHFDEILQFDSYALGILLGSGASTIWVIYGIAQKLLLRKLSSQQVLMIIYIGCGLLLAPLSTPSQLTQLSGFPLICFIYCCCNTLIGYGAYGEALNHWDTSKVSVVTTMIPVFTMIFAFIGHYFFPNTFANPDMNLMSYIGAFIVVIGAMLVAVGDKLWVKK, encoded by the coding sequence ATGACACGAAGACCTCTACTTGGATTTTCTTTAGCATTACTTGCAACGGCGACATGGGGATCATTACCGATGATGGCACAGCAAGTATTAAAATATGTCGATGCACAAACATTGGTATGGAGCCGTTTTGTAGTTGCCGCTATTGTATTAATGTTGGTTTTATTTCTCACTCGTCGTTTGCCAAAATTAGCGAAATTGAGTTTAAAAGATTGGGGATGGGTATGTTTAGGCGTTATCGGTTTATCCACTAATTTTGTATTATTTGCTGATGCACTTAATTATATTTCACCGACTACCGACCAGGTTTTATGGCAATTAGCTCCTTTTACAATGATTCTATGTGGAATTTTATTCTTTAAAGAACAGTTAAAATTGTTCCAAAAAGTCGGCTTTATACTGTTAGTTATTGGCTTGATTGCATTCTTTAATGATCATTTTGATGAAATCTTACAATTTGATAGTTATGCTTTAGGCATTTTACTTGGGTCAGGAGCCAGTACAATTTGGGTTATATATGGTATTGCACAGAAATTATTACTCAGAAAGTTAAGCTCACAACAAGTCTTAATGATTATTTATATCGGTTGTGGTTTGTTACTTGCACCGCTTTCAACACCGAGTCAATTAACACAACTAAGCGGTTTTCCGTTAATTTGTTTTATTTATTGCTGTTGTAATACGTTAATTGGTTATGGTGCTTATGGAGAAGCACTAAATCATTGGGATACGTCAAAAGTCAGCGTTGTAACGACAATGATTCCGGTTTTTACGATGATTTTTGCTTTTATCGGACATTATTTTTTCCCAAATACATTTGCTAATCCTGATATGAATTTAATGAGTTATATTGGTGCATTTATTGTTGTTATCGGTGCGATGCTGGTCGCGGTAGGGGATAAATTATGGGTAAAAAAGTAG
- a CDS encoding DMT family transporter, producing the protein MKQQPLLGFLFSLIAILMWGMLPLAIKQVLKSLDSQTIVWFRFLVATLGVFAILAFAKKLPNLTAFFRQYRWLWLVGVIGLSCNFFLFNLALNYIPAATSQVISPLSSFVMIALGVVLFKETIGIHQKIGFVLVVIGLVMFFNNRFADLAAMNSYAYGVLLGICASLIWIGYSLSQKIMLANFSSQQILLLIYFGCTLVFTPFAHMGELAKLDLAAWGWLGFCGINTVIAYGCYAEALNRWEVSKVSLMMTQIPILTIMLTALSHSLSPELFEAPDLNGLSYIGAITVVSGAMISAVGHKLFYRNQLRKR; encoded by the coding sequence ATGAAACAACAACCCTTACTTGGCTTTTTATTTTCTTTAATAGCCATTTTGATGTGGGGAATGCTACCGCTTGCGATTAAACAAGTCTTAAAATCACTAGATTCTCAAACGATTGTTTGGTTTAGATTCTTAGTCGCAACTCTCGGCGTTTTCGCCATACTCGCTTTTGCAAAAAAACTACCGAATTTGACCGCTTTCTTTCGCCAATATCGTTGGTTATGGTTGGTGGGGGTCATTGGATTATCTTGTAACTTCTTTCTATTTAATCTTGCCTTAAATTATATTCCGGCGGCAACCAGCCAGGTTATTAGTCCACTTTCTTCATTTGTAATGATTGCACTCGGTGTTGTGTTGTTTAAAGAAACGATCGGTATTCATCAAAAAATCGGTTTCGTTCTGGTTGTTATTGGCTTGGTGATGTTTTTTAATAACCGTTTTGCTGATTTGGCGGCAATGAATAGCTATGCGTATGGTGTATTATTGGGCATTTGTGCCAGCCTAATTTGGATTGGTTATAGTTTGTCACAGAAAATAATGTTGGCGAATTTTAGTTCACAACAAATTTTGTTACTGATTTATTTTGGTTGTACTTTGGTATTTACGCCTTTTGCACATATGGGAGAATTAGCTAAATTAGATTTAGCCGCTTGGGGCTGGTTAGGCTTTTGTGGTATTAATACGGTGATTGCCTACGGCTGTTATGCCGAGGCATTAAATCGTTGGGAAGTGTCTAAAGTAAGTTTAATGATGACTCAAATCCCGATTCTAACCATTATGCTTACTGCATTAAGTCACTCTCTTTCGCCAGAATTATTTGAAGCACCGGATCTGAACGGTTTAAGTTATATTGGTGCGATTACTGTCGTTTCCGGAGCGATGATTTCCGCTGTCGGTCATAAATTGTTTTATCGTAATCAATTACGTAAAAGATAA
- the rpmA gene encoding 50S ribosomal protein L27 yields MATKKAGGSTRNGRDSEAKRLGVKRFGGESVLAGSIIVRQRGTKFHAGSNVGMGKDHTLFATADGKVKFEVKGEKNRKYVSIVAE; encoded by the coding sequence ATGGCAACTAAAAAAGCTGGTGGTTCAACTCGTAACGGTCGTGATTCTGAAGCTAAACGCCTTGGTGTTAAACGTTTTGGTGGCGAATCTGTATTAGCAGGTAGCATCATCGTTCGTCAACGTGGTACTAAATTCCACGCTGGTAGCAATGTTGGTATGGGTAAAGACCACACTTTATTCGCAACTGCTGACGGTAAAGTTAAATTTGAAGTGAAAGGCGAGAAAAATCGCAAATACGTAAGCATCGTTGCTGAGTAA
- the rplU gene encoding 50S ribosomal protein L21 — protein MYAVFQSGGKQHRVSEGQVVRLEKLEIATGEKVEFDSVLMVVNGEDVKIGAPVVAGAKVVAEVVAQGRGDKVKIVKFRRRKHSRKQQGHRQWFTEVKITGIQA, from the coding sequence ATGTACGCAGTTTTCCAAAGTGGCGGCAAACAACACCGAGTAAGCGAAGGTCAAGTAGTTCGTTTAGAGAAACTTGAAATTGCAACTGGTGAGAAAGTTGAATTTGACTCAGTGTTAATGGTCGTTAACGGTGAAGATGTTAAAATTGGTGCACCAGTAGTTGCTGGTGCAAAAGTAGTGGCTGAAGTTGTAGCACAAGGTCGTGGCGATAAAGTTAAAATCGTTAAGTTCCGTCGTCGTAAACACAGCCGTAAACAACAAGGTCATCGTCAGTGGTTCACAGAAGTGAAAATCACTGGGATTCAAGCATAA
- a CDS encoding NADPH-dependent FMN reductase, producing the protein MTKQIAVLVGSGSKTSISQVVANHLKTIAPANIQLNFVNIADLPLYDRDLDENSPAEYNRFRAEIAQADGFLFVTPEHNGGMSAMMKNAIDVGSRPMGQSLWIGKPAGIVSVATGMSGGVRAADQLRVVASGSFINMPVAPFAANVGGVFNGVLNEQGEIVSEAVLGTLKGFIDSYADFIAKF; encoded by the coding sequence ATGACAAAACAAATTGCAGTATTAGTAGGTAGCGGCAGTAAAACATCAATCAGCCAAGTGGTTGCGAATCATTTAAAAACTATCGCACCAGCAAATATCCAGTTAAATTTCGTTAATATTGCCGATCTTCCGTTATATGATCGTGACTTAGATGAAAATAGTCCGGCAGAATATAACCGTTTCCGTGCAGAAATCGCACAAGCTGACGGCTTCTTATTTGTAACGCCTGAACACAATGGTGGAATGTCAGCAATGATGAAAAATGCGATTGACGTAGGTTCACGCCCGATGGGACAAAGTTTATGGATTGGTAAGCCGGCAGGTATCGTATCAGTTGCGACAGGTATGTCTGGTGGCGTGCGTGCGGCAGATCAATTACGTGTAGTGGCTTCAGGCAGTTTTATTAATATGCCGGTTGCTCCATTTGCGGCAAACGTAGGTGGTGTATTTAACGGCGTGCTAAATGAACAAGGTGAAATTGTATCTGAAGCAGTATTAGGTACGTTAAAAGGTTTTATCGACAGCTATGCGGATTTTATTGCTAAATTCTAG
- a CDS encoding NAD(P)-dependent alcohol dehydrogenase, with protein MTFQVKSFAALDPKTPLVKHIIERRDIRQDDVEIDILYCGVCHSDLHMAKNDWGFSTYPIVPGHEIVGRVSKVGKDVTKFKVGDLVGVGCMVDSCQHCEPCRHGLEQYCENGRIDTYGAVDPKDGMTTFGGYSEKIVVTEKFVLSVPETLDTKAVAPLLCAGITTWSPLRHWNVGKGTKVAVVGLGGLGHMALKLANALGADVTLFSRSAGKEADAFRLGAHKVVISTDEAQMAQVANTFDVIIDTVPYQHDLKPYINTLTLNGTIVLVGLVGDLEPSISTVPLIMGRRSVAGSLIGGIKETQEMLDFCGQHGITSDVEMIDIQNINQAYERMLKSDVKYRFVIDMQSLKQG; from the coding sequence ATGACATTTCAAGTAAAAAGTTTTGCGGCATTAGATCCGAAAACACCATTAGTTAAACACATTATTGAACGCCGTGATATTCGCCAAGATGATGTGGAGATTGACATCCTATATTGTGGAGTTTGCCACTCGGACTTACATATGGCAAAAAATGACTGGGGATTCTCGACTTATCCGATCGTACCGGGGCATGAAATTGTTGGTCGAGTAAGCAAAGTCGGTAAAGATGTGACAAAATTTAAAGTGGGCGATCTTGTCGGTGTCGGCTGTATGGTGGATTCTTGCCAACATTGTGAACCTTGCCGTCACGGCTTAGAGCAATATTGCGAGAACGGTCGTATTGATACTTATGGCGCAGTTGATCCGAAAGACGGTATGACAACATTCGGTGGATATAGCGAGAAAATCGTGGTCACTGAAAAATTCGTCTTAAGCGTACCGGAAACACTTGATACGAAAGCGGTCGCACCGTTATTGTGTGCCGGTATTACGACTTGGTCGCCGTTGCGTCACTGGAATGTTGGTAAAGGCACAAAAGTTGCAGTTGTCGGTTTAGGCGGTTTAGGTCATATGGCATTGAAATTAGCTAATGCGTTAGGGGCAGATGTCACTTTATTTAGTCGTAGTGCCGGTAAAGAAGCAGATGCATTCCGTTTAGGCGCACACAAAGTGGTTATCTCAACCGATGAAGCACAAATGGCTCAGGTAGCAAATACTTTTGATGTCATCATTGATACCGTACCTTATCAACACGATTTGAAACCGTATATTAATACACTAACATTAAATGGTACGATTGTACTTGTCGGCTTAGTCGGCGATTTAGAGCCAAGCATTAGCACCGTTCCACTTATTATGGGACGACGTTCTGTGGCAGGTTCATTAATCGGCGGCATTAAAGAAACGCAAGAAATGTTGGATTTCTGTGGCCAACACGGTATTACCTCTGATGTGGAAATGATTGATATTCAAAATATTAATCAGGCTTATGAGCGTATGCTGAAATCGGATGTGAAGTATCGCTTTGTGATCGATATGCAATCACTAAAACAGGGTTAA
- a CDS encoding patatin-like phospholipase family protein: MKVGLVLEGGAMRGMFTAGVLDVFLDEQIQIDGAVTVSAGALFGINYPSKQKGRVLRYNLKYLSDKRYMGPHSLLTTGNIVNRDFAFYELPFTLDPFDQTTFTQSQCDFWVTLTNVETGEAEYVKITDAFAQMEAFRATSAMPMVSKMVEIDGKKYLDGGIADSIPLQKCIELGYNKIIVVLTRPLDYRKKPSSSAIFKWFYRQYPKLIERWQNRYAEYNQSVEQVIKLNEQQQIFVIRPSQSLAISRLEKDPNKLKAMYNLGIQDAQALIPALKAFLGET; the protein is encoded by the coding sequence ATGAAAGTAGGATTAGTATTAGAGGGTGGAGCAATGCGAGGAATGTTTACCGCCGGAGTATTAGATGTCTTTTTAGACGAGCAAATTCAGATTGACGGAGCAGTAACCGTATCGGCAGGGGCATTGTTCGGCATTAATTATCCTTCCAAACAAAAAGGACGGGTATTGCGTTATAACCTCAAGTATTTGAGCGATAAACGTTATATGGGGCCGCATAGCTTATTGACCACCGGTAATATTGTGAATCGTGATTTTGCCTTTTATGAATTACCGTTTACGCTTGATCCTTTTGATCAGACTACTTTTACACAGTCACAATGTGATTTTTGGGTAACGCTAACCAATGTAGAAACCGGGGAAGCGGAATATGTAAAAATTACCGATGCTTTCGCTCAAATGGAAGCGTTTCGAGCAACCTCAGCAATGCCGATGGTCTCGAAAATGGTGGAAATTGACGGTAAAAAATATCTGGATGGAGGAATTGCTGACAGTATTCCGCTGCAAAAATGTATTGAGTTAGGCTATAACAAGATTATTGTAGTTTTAACTCGCCCGTTAGATTACCGTAAAAAACCGAGTTCTAGCGCAATATTTAAGTGGTTTTATCGTCAATACCCTAAATTAATCGAGCGTTGGCAGAACCGTTATGCTGAATATAATCAATCTGTGGAACAAGTAATTAAACTGAATGAGCAACAGCAAATTTTTGTGATCCGTCCATCACAATCTTTGGCAATTAGCCGTTTAGAAAAAGATCCGAATAAATTAAAAGCGATGTATAACTTGGGGATTCAGGACGCTCAAGCACTTATACCAGCATTAAAAGCCTTTTTGGGGGAAACATAG
- the ispB gene encoding octaprenyl diphosphate synthase, with protein sequence MTTLLTLEQIQALAKQDMQAVDAEILAQLNSEVILINQLGHYIIAGGGKRIRPLIAVLAANALGYTGNKHVTCAAFIEFVHTATLLHDDVVDESDMRRGRATANATFGNAASVLVGDFIYTRSFQMMTSVDSLEVLKVMSLATNALAEGEVQQLMNVNDPNTTEANYMRVIYNKTARLFEAATQCVAIVAGVEKSVETALKDYGCYLGTAFQLIDDILDYSAKAESFGKNVGDDFVEGKPTLPLLHAMHVAQAKGNQVQVDMIRSAIENGGEREQIPAVLEIMAEHQSLEYAMTRAKQEAQKAVDALTVLPESEYKQALISLAYLSVDRSY encoded by the coding sequence ATGACAACCTTATTAACACTCGAACAAATTCAAGCACTAGCTAAACAAGATATGCAAGCGGTAGATGCGGAAATTCTTGCCCAACTGAACTCAGAAGTTATTCTAATCAATCAGTTAGGTCACTATATTATTGCCGGTGGCGGAAAGCGTATTCGCCCGTTAATTGCCGTGCTTGCCGCTAACGCATTAGGTTATACCGGTAACAAACACGTTACCTGTGCCGCTTTTATCGAATTTGTGCATACCGCAACCTTATTACACGATGATGTGGTTGATGAGTCGGATATGCGTCGAGGTCGTGCAACGGCGAATGCAACGTTTGGCAATGCGGCAAGCGTATTAGTCGGCGATTTTATTTATACGCGTTCATTCCAAATGATGACCAGTGTTGATTCGCTTGAAGTATTAAAAGTGATGTCTCTCGCCACTAATGCACTTGCTGAAGGCGAAGTGCAACAATTAATGAATGTGAATGACCCGAATACTACCGAAGCAAATTATATGCGTGTTATCTACAATAAAACCGCACGCTTATTTGAAGCGGCGACACAATGTGTTGCGATTGTGGCAGGGGTAGAAAAATCGGTTGAAACAGCGTTGAAAGATTACGGGTGCTACCTCGGTACCGCATTCCAATTAATTGATGATATTTTAGATTACTCAGCAAAAGCGGAAAGTTTCGGCAAAAATGTCGGTGATGATTTCGTTGAAGGTAAACCGACTTTACCATTGTTACATGCTATGCACGTTGCTCAAGCGAAGGGTAATCAAGTGCAGGTGGATATGATTCGTTCTGCGATTGAAAACGGCGGAGAACGTGAACAAATTCCAGCCGTATTAGAAATTATGGCGGAACACCAATCACTTGAGTATGCAATGACTCGTGCTAAACAAGAAGCACAGAAAGCGGTTGATGCACTTACAGTTTTACCGGAAAGCGAATACAAACAAGCATTGATTTCTCTTGCTTATTTATCGGTCGACCGTTCGTATTAA
- a CDS encoding epoxyqueuosine reductase QueH produces the protein MTEQNQQPLEHKQALQQKKKLTRKGKDPNAPFVREKLTLPGGHNKLLLHSCCAPCSGEVMEAIHASGIEFTIYFYNPNIHPMKEYLIRKEENIRFAEKWGIPFIDFDDDYENDRREWFKKAEGMEWEPERGIRCTMCFDMRFEKAAEYAHNNGFPVYTSCLGISRWKDMNQINDCGHRAAKFDDVVYWDYNWRKNGGSQRMIEISKRERFYQQEYCGCVYSLRDSNKWRLETGRQRIEIGKLYYSPD, from the coding sequence ATGACAGAACAAAACCAACAACCTTTAGAACATAAACAGGCGTTACAACAGAAAAAAAAGCTAACACGTAAAGGCAAAGATCCGAACGCACCTTTTGTGCGTGAAAAATTAACGCTTCCGGGCGGACATAACAAATTATTACTGCACTCTTGCTGTGCGCCTTGTTCCGGTGAAGTGATGGAAGCAATCCACGCATCAGGTATCGAATTTACTATCTATTTCTACAATCCGAACATTCATCCGATGAAAGAATATCTGATTCGTAAAGAGGAAAATATTCGCTTTGCCGAGAAATGGGGCATTCCGTTTATTGATTTCGATGATGATTACGAGAATGATCGCCGTGAATGGTTTAAAAAAGCGGAAGGAATGGAATGGGAACCGGAGCGTGGTATTCGTTGTACGATGTGCTTTGATATGCGTTTCGAAAAAGCGGCGGAATACGCACACAATAACGGCTTCCCGGTTTATACCAGCTGTTTAGGTATTTCTCGTTGGAAAGATATGAACCAAATCAACGATTGCGGACATCGTGCGGCAAAATTTGATGATGTGGTTTATTGGGATTACAACTGGCGTAAAAATGGCGGCTCGCAACGTATGATCGAAATCAGTAAACGTGAACGTTTCTACCAGCAAGAATACTGCGGTTGTGTATATTCTTTACGCGATTCGAATAAATGGCGTTTAGAAACCGGTCGTCAGCGTATTGAAATCGGTAAGCTCTATTATTCACCGGATTAA
- the fabD gene encoding ACP S-malonyltransferase yields the protein MSNFAMVFPGQGSQAVGMLADLATAYPIVEETFKQASDVLGYDLWDLVQNGTAEDLGQTQRTQPALLASSVAIYRVWQQKYPELKPSVMAGHSLGEYSALVCAGVLNFQDAIKLVELRGNAMQQAVPAGTGAMYAIIGLDNEAIINACEQAQAEVGEIVSAVNFNSPGQVVIAGTKAYAEKAGELCKAAGAKRALPLAVSVPSHCALMKPVADKLAEALQNITLNAPVVPVINNVDVSVETDAEAIHNALVRQLYNPVRWTETVEKMANEGVATLYEIGPGKVLTGLAGRIVKELNAKAVNDVASLEGYAQ from the coding sequence ATGTCAAATTTTGCAATGGTATTTCCAGGTCAAGGCTCACAAGCGGTCGGAATGTTAGCGGATCTTGCAACTGCATACCCAATTGTTGAAGAAACCTTTAAACAAGCTTCTGATGTTTTAGGTTACGATCTTTGGGATTTAGTCCAAAACGGTACCGCAGAAGATTTAGGTCAAACACAACGTACACAACCGGCGCTTTTAGCATCATCGGTTGCGATCTATCGTGTGTGGCAACAAAAATACCCTGAATTAAAACCATCTGTAATGGCAGGTCATAGCTTAGGCGAATACTCAGCATTAGTTTGTGCAGGCGTATTAAATTTCCAAGACGCAATCAAATTAGTAGAATTACGCGGTAATGCAATGCAACAAGCTGTACCGGCGGGTACAGGAGCAATGTATGCGATTATCGGCTTAGATAACGAAGCGATTATTAATGCTTGTGAACAAGCTCAAGCGGAAGTCGGCGAAATCGTTTCAGCAGTAAACTTCAACAGCCCGGGACAAGTGGTTATTGCCGGTACAAAAGCGTACGCAGAAAAAGCGGGTGAATTATGTAAAGCGGCAGGTGCAAAACGTGCATTACCATTAGCGGTAAGCGTACCTTCTCACTGTGCATTAATGAAACCGGTCGCGGATAAATTAGCCGAAGCATTACAAAATATCACGTTAAACGCACCGGTTGTACCAGTTATTAATAATGTTGATGTTAGTGTAGAGACAGATGCTGAAGCAATCCACAACGCATTAGTTCGCCAACTTTACAACCCGGTTCGTTGGACTGAGACGGTAGAAAAAATGGCAAACGAAGGTGTTGCAACTCTTTATGAAATCGGCCCGGGTAAAGTATTAACCGGTTTAGCAGGTCGTATCGTGAAAGAGTTAAATGCCAAAGCAGTCAATGACGTGGCTTCATTAGAAGGCTACGCACAGTAA
- the fabG gene encoding 3-oxoacyl-ACP reductase FabG yields the protein MQGKIALVTGATRGIGKAIAEELGAKGATVIGTATSEKGAESISAYLGEHGKGLVLNVTDAASIEAVLAQIKADFGDVDILVNNAGITRDGLLMRMKEDDWFDIIQTNLTSVYRLSKAVLRPMMKKGGRIITIGSVVGSMGNPGQTNYCAAKAGLVGFSKSLAKEVASRGITVNVVAPGFIATDMTDELNEDQKQAILSQIPAGQLGSAQDIAKAVAFLASDDAKYITGETIHVNGGLYMN from the coding sequence ATGCAAGGTAAAATCGCATTAGTAACGGGTGCAACTCGTGGTATTGGTAAAGCTATCGCAGAAGAATTAGGCGCAAAAGGCGCAACCGTAATTGGTACGGCAACATCGGAAAAAGGTGCGGAAAGCATTTCTGCATACTTAGGCGAACACGGCAAAGGTTTAGTTTTAAACGTAACGGATGCAGCTTCTATCGAAGCCGTTTTAGCTCAAATTAAAGCGGATTTCGGTGATGTTGATATTTTAGTAAACAATGCGGGTATCACTCGTGACGGTTTATTGATGCGTATGAAAGAAGACGATTGGTTCGACATTATTCAAACCAACTTAACTTCTGTTTACCGCTTATCTAAAGCAGTTTTACGTCCAATGATGAAAAAAGGCGGACGTATCATTACTATTGGTTCAGTTGTCGGCTCAATGGGTAACCCGGGTCAAACCAACTACTGCGCGGCAAAAGCTGGTTTAGTCGGTTTTTCTAAATCATTAGCAAAAGAAGTGGCTTCTCGTGGCATTACGGTAAACGTGGTTGCTCCAGGCTTTATCGCAACCGATATGACAGACGAATTAAACGAAGATCAAAAACAAGCGATCTTAAGTCAAATCCCAGCAGGTCAATTAGGCTCAGCACAAGATATTGCGAAAGCAGTCGCATTCTTAGCAAGTGATGATGCAAAATACATTACTGGCGAAACTATCCACGTAAACGGTGGTTTATATATGAACTAA
- the brnQ gene encoding branched-chain amino acid transport system II carrier protein: MSKNTFVVGFMLFAIFFGAGNLIFPPKLGFESGADFWTATIGFVVTGVGLPLLGIIVSASYKGGYKATLHRIHPWFSLLFLVAIYLTIGPFFAIPRTAATAYEMAVLPFLGEQTPISLLIFTSVYFSLAIWLGLNPSKMVERIGSILTPLLLISILALVISGIVLLADNPSSTNVMEAPIVDGILAGYNTMDALASVAFSVIVINAIKNKGFTDEKALSKQTAMAGVIAAVLLALIYLSIGWIGNKLPISAELLADLTAKKQDLGTYILNVAAQAFGDFGRTVLGVIVSLACLTTAIGLIVSVSEYFNEIFPKISYKTYAIICTLIGFGLANQGLSAVISKSIPVLLVLYPIAMSIIFLLLLNLFIQLPLLALRISLILVTIVSILSVAGVSLVDNLPLKAYSMEWLPFALGGLMIGLVCNRFVSVK, translated from the coding sequence ATGTCTAAAAATACTTTCGTGGTCGGCTTTATGCTGTTTGCCATTTTCTTTGGTGCGGGTAATTTAATTTTTCCGCCAAAATTAGGATTTGAAAGCGGTGCGGATTTCTGGACTGCGACAATCGGATTTGTGGTTACCGGTGTAGGTCTACCGTTACTCGGTATTATTGTAAGTGCCTCTTATAAAGGCGGTTATAAAGCGACTTTACATCGTATCCACCCATGGTTTTCACTGCTCTTTTTAGTCGCGATTTACTTAACTATCGGGCCTTTCTTTGCTATTCCTCGTACTGCGGCTACTGCTTATGAAATGGCTGTTTTACCGTTTTTAGGCGAACAGACACCGATTTCATTGCTGATTTTCACATCGGTTTATTTTTCATTAGCCATTTGGCTTGGTTTAAATCCATCAAAAATGGTAGAAAGAATCGGCTCAATTCTAACGCCTTTACTGTTAATTTCGATTCTTGCACTTGTCATCAGCGGTATCGTGTTACTTGCTGATAATCCGTCAAGCACTAATGTGATGGAAGCGCCGATTGTAGATGGAATCCTTGCCGGTTATAACACAATGGACGCTTTGGCTTCTGTTGCATTCTCAGTAATCGTAATCAACGCAATTAAAAATAAAGGCTTTACTGACGAAAAAGCCTTGAGCAAACAAACTGCGATGGCAGGCGTCATTGCGGCGGTTTTATTAGCATTAATCTATTTATCTATCGGTTGGATTGGCAATAAATTACCGATTTCTGCGGAACTATTAGCAGATTTAACCGCTAAAAAACAAGATTTAGGTACTTATATTCTAAATGTGGCGGCTCAAGCATTTGGCGATTTCGGTCGTACTGTATTAGGTGTGATCGTTTCGTTAGCTTGCTTAACCACAGCGATCGGTCTGATTGTGTCAGTAAGTGAATATTTTAATGAGATTTTCCCGAAAATTTCTTATAAAACCTATGCCATTATTTGTACCTTAATCGGCTTCGGTTTAGCAAACCAAGGATTAAGTGCGGTAATCAGTAAATCTATCCCCGTATTATTGGTGCTTTATCCGATTGCAATGTCGATAATCTTTTTATTGTTATTAAATTTATTTATTCAATTACCGTTATTAGCATTACGTATTTCACTAATTCTAGTCACGATCGTTTCTATTTTATCAGTCGCAGGTGTCAGCTTAGTTGATAATTTACCGTTAAAAGCCTATTCAATGGAATGGCTACCATTTGCACTCGGCGGTTTAATGATTGGGCTAGTCTGTAACCGCTTTGTTAGCGTAAAATAA